CACAGAGtccattttagggacttccctggtggcacagtggttaagaatccacctgtcactgcaggggacgtgggttcgatccctggtacatgccacatgccgtggagcaactaagcctgtgtgccacaactactgagccttcactccagagccggcgagccacaactactgagcccacgcaccacaactactgaagcctgtgcacctagagcccatgctccgcaacaagagaaaccaccgcaatgagaagcccatgcaccgcaacgaagagtagcccccactcgctgcaactagagaaagtccacgtgcagcaagtaaggcccaacacagccaaaaataaaaaaacaaataaaaaaacaaagactccATTTTTAATTCAGATCTTCCAAAACATACTCTCCCTATTGGGTGAAAATCTGTTTAACTATTTTCACATGAGTGTTAATTAATGTCATTATATTCATAGAGATTACTCCAAGATTAAAGGTCATACTAACCCTTTCAGGTCTCATCAATCGCAAGTGTTCTCAAATGCAGGAAAATTCCTGCAAAGTTGGAATGCTTCTCCAATAACCAAGCAAACATTTATAactgaaagattttcttttaaggaattttCCAGGGGGAAACACCAGGAAGAATTCAAGCACGAGTGCTCATTGCACGCACACACTATCACACAGAGAGACAGTAGGATCTATGAAATTGTTTCTGTGCACTTATGAAAATGGATCAGAGATGACCTGCTGTACTCTCCAGCCTTTAAACATAGCTCTCTACACGTGACTGATACCCTAGGCAGGGAACTGAGGCCTCTGGAAGTAAGGAAGCCTGTGGTTCTTATAGTCACTAGAGCTCTCCTGAGAAAGCTTTTCCTGGGGGCCCCAGGCCTCATCTTTGATGAGATTCAAAGCAGGATCACCAGCAACAGCGAGTCAGTTTTATGCAGAAATGAAGCAATGAGTTTAAAAACCGTTGAATACCTACTTTGTGCCCTTTGTGTGTCATCTTGGCTGTCTCTATCCTCGCAGTCCTTTGAGGCAGGTGTAACTATTCCCCACTTTACATACTGCTGAAttcctttccttgctttatttttctccatagcacttttcctttctaatatactgtataattatttattttgctcattGTCTCTTgttactagaatataagctccaggagggcagggttcttgtctgttttattcactgctgctTTCCTGGAGCTAGAGTAAATGAGCGAGTGAGTGAATGAgcgtatgaatgaatgaatggaggcccggagaggttaagtgactttcccctATCAAAATACTAGTTAGAGACAGAGctaagatttgaactcaggcccaCGTGCTACACTGAGACACATCAGTAATGGTAGATGCGAGGATTACCATCTAAGACATActctaagaaagaaaactgtatgGGCATTTATTGAATGGTTGACTAATGAAAAGGTGCATACAGTCAAAGAAAACCGCCAGATGTAAAAGGAGCAGGAAGGAAATGAGCCTAACTTTTGATCCTTGACATCTGTGGGGAAGGAGCAACATAATTTGTGAAGCCCGGAAATGCCTGGTGGTCAAAATTCAAAGTGCAGACCTTGAATCCTTCAAATTTCAGCAGCAACAGCAGAGCGCGGTGGGGCGGTGGGCGCGGTCTCCACAACACCCTGTAATATGGGTATGTGGTAGTCCTTGAGGCTCTGTGAAGAGTCAGGCTTCAAATCCTGACCCCACCGTTGGctcctgtgtgacctcaggcaaattccTTAATCTCTGTAAATGAGGATAATTTGCATGGGTTTTCTGAAGACTGACGGAAATATGCATGTAAACACAGAAATCAAGACCATGCCCACCAGGTGGTAAATACCCACTACATATGACTTCTATTATATCAGCTTAGTGTACAGAGTGTTTAAGAGGGGACCAGTAGGGAGAAGTTAGAAGGGTAGCTGGGTATATTCGGTATTTAACTGTGTTAAAGGATTTTGATCGTGGTCTGTAACAGCACCTGCTTTGCTTGACGGCTAAATTGGCATGGATTTAACTGCTTAGTGCAGTTCTTCAGAGGATTTCTCCTTAGACTAGGGAATTTCAGGCGGGCTGTTAGGCATCAAAGGGCGTCTTTGGGATTGAAAGGACGGGGGCCATTCTGCAGGTTCAgaattcagaaagataaaaataatattaacagtTAATGACACACCAACAACGTCTTAGGGCATCTCACTTTACCCATTCAGTCATCACAGCGATTCTGTCATTTTCCGTATGCCAGCGTGGAAGACTACGGCTTAAAAGAGTTAGACGATGTAATCAAGGTCGCACATTTAGGAAGGGGTGAGGGTACAATTCAAACCCAGGCCGCCCCACTCCAGACGCCCTTTCTTTATACCGCACGTTTTAGGACCGAGCGGTCTGAATGCCATTTTATACAGTGTCCTGAGAAGGACTGAGGGTTCAGAAGCATGGGTAAAGCTAAATGTTTCAGGTTTGAGAAGTGTTGCAACCATCTTTCCAAACTGATGCCCAGGCTCAGgtaacagcactttaaaaatagctAAGTGGAAAACAATTTCCCTTCTTGCATTTTCTGTCGGAGGTCTTGGGCTGAAAGATTATGCACTTCTCAGTTCCGCTGCAAGGCATCCTGCTTCTCCCCTCCTCGCCTCCAGGTTCCAGTAACAGAAAGGTCTCGGGGTAGGGACATCTGCAACAGGTGGAGGCGGATCGAAGGCGTCAACTCCAGCGCAGGCCTCCTCCAGCTGGAACTGGATGATATCCAGTGAAATATGGGAGCTCTGTTCCAAGGGATGCCCAAAAAAGGCGCGGGGATAGGAGCGCTGCAACTCCCACCTTCACCGAACACGCTCCTCCAGGGGCGGCCTGACTGTAGCAAAGCTCCAAAATTGGCAACCTGGGCCTCGCAGCCGCCTTTTTTTAGCCTACATTCCCCAAACCAGAGAAGAGGCGGGTGACTAAAAATGCAAATTGGAGCGGGGGGGTCAGCAGGCCGGCCCGTGGGTGTGGGGCGTCTGGCTTGGGGAGACCCCGCGACCTCAGGTGCCCTCGGCGATATCAGCGGTGGACGCAGAGCGCCGCGAGGGCGCTCGGAAAAGCCGCTCCCCGCCGAGCGGCTGCCTCCGCTTCCGCCTcccaggcggcggcggcggcggcggcggcggcggcggcggcgggacaATGCGCGCCCTCTTTTCCGCCGTGGGTTAGGGAGGGGCAGCCGGATTAGGGCCCGCGCCTTCCGGCCGCAGGCCCCCATCCTCCACCTCCGCTGCGCGCCGCGCAGGCCGCACACAGGTGGCTTTCCGCTCGGGAGCTGCAGCCCCGGTACTTTTATATAACAACAGAGTTCTGCGCGCCTGGAATGCGTCtacccgccgccgccgcggccccCGCCCGCCACGCCTCTATccggaccccgccgcccgccccgctCCGCCGTACCCCGGCCGAGCGCAGCTCGCTGGCCTAGCGAGCACCTCCCCAATTACCTGCTGGCTCTGCAGCGCGGCAGACACTTTCCCCAGGACTCCCAGCTCTCCTCGGGAGCAGGGGCTCACGGCAGGCACTTCTCCTcgccccacacccaccccaggcCTCTCCGGAGCCCGAAGTCCCGCATCGGCCCTGCACCGGTCCTCGGTGTCGCCGGACGCCCCGCGCCCGCTGAACGAGGAGGCGGAGGCGGCGGGTGCTAACGAGGAGCGCAACGCGTAGGAGCGGGCGGTGCTCCGCGAGGGCCCGGCGACTCGCAGGGGAGGGGATgccagggcagggaagggggtgaCCCTGTGCGGGAAGTCGGGGGCGGGAGGGAGTCTCCCTTTTGACATGCCTCGGTCTACAGTAACCAATCGCCGAGCCCTCCAGAGCCCCCGCAGCCTGCAGGCCTTGCGGCAGGACTTCCCCAGGCTTTGCGGATGGTGGGGACAGACGGCCGGGCTCCGCGTGCCCTTGGTGCACCTCGCCCAGGCTGCCCTTCCAGGCGGGCTCCTGTGTCGGAAGCTGAGCTAGCTTGCTCAGAAATGATTAACGAGCGCTACCCGCCCCCCTCCCAGGGCGcagtgggcgggggcgggggattTGGATCCCCGTAACAATGGTTCATAACACCCCACGCCCCCGGAGAGGAATAAAAGCATCGGACTGCCCAACAAGTTTGTTCCTGCAGTctccactgtttaaaaaaaataattaattaaaacgctctttttaaagaaaaagcttgCTTTCTATTCTCTGGACAACCaagcatttgtttgtttgcttgcttaaaAATGTTTCAACAAAATCCTGGTTTGTTCAAAAGATGTTGGATTAGCATTTAACACCTCATCGGTCACTAAAGCCCGGGCAGTTCACCAGCCCCAACACAGCCTCAGCTAAAAGAACATCAGAGTAAACAGAGCTGGGCTTTTTAAGCTGGCAAACAAATGCCACACACTGCctaaggggggtgggggtggggttaaCGTGAACTCCAGTCCAAATGAGTTTAAagggaataaaagggaaaaagtcaGCACAAGTTTCCCTAAAGCTAGCTTGCGCGCCCAGGCGTCGCGAACAAGGGCTTTTGTGCCTGCTAATTGCACCATTTGTGCGCAAAAGTTCCGAAGCGAAGTGTGAACTCTCAACAGAAGGAAACATGAGACAACTGAAGTGCCCTGGTTTGTGTGCCCTGCTCCTCCTCCACCACcgcctcctcttctttctccttcctcccgcCGAGCCCGCTGTTGCAGCTTGTTTGCACTGGGGCTTATCCGGAGCGGAAATTCCTTTCCGTTTTTGTGAATGACAAACTCATTAACAATTCATCAACACAACCTGTTCCAGCCGGCCCGTCCCCACGGCAACAGCCCCTTCCGCAGCGCGCTCATTGGCTGGCCTGGAGAATGTATCCATTGAGACGCTCGCTGTTTGTATCCATTGAGGAGCTGCCTCGCTAGGGGGGTGTGCGAGGCTTGAGTCTAAGGGAGAGTGAGCAAATCGAGGCTTGAATAGTCCTAGGAGAAAGACGCCCGGGTGGATTTGAGGTGCAGACTTGGAGGGAGGGATTAGGAGccgctgggttttttttttcctcccctctgaGTAGCACGGAGTCCGAATTAATTGGATTTCATTCACCGGGGAGGAACAAAACTCTTCGGGCAGCTTCATTCAGAGAGATTCATTGACACTAAGAGCGAGCGGCTGCAGCTGGGTGCAGAGGGAACCGCCGGCTTCACTTCTGTCTCGCCTGCCCCAACCGCTAACCGGGTTTGGGAAGGACGAGGTGGAATTCTACCCCGCTCTGAGAGCGGCGGCTTCGCGCGGCGCGCTCGGCCTATGCCTGCCCCGAGGGGCGTCTGGTAGGTACCCCGCCCTCTTCGGCAGCTCGACCCTCATGATAGATACGCTCAGACCCGTGCCCTTCGCGTCGGAAATGGCGATCAGCAAGACCGTGGCGTGGCTCAACGAGCAGCTGGAGCTGGGCAACGAGCGGCTGCTGCTGATGGACTGCCGGCCCCAGGAGCTGTACGAGTCGTCGCACATCGAGTCAGCCATCAACGTGGCCATCCCGGGGATCATGCTGCGGCGCCTGCAGAAGGGCAACCTGCCGGTACGCGCGCTCTTCACGCGCGGCGAGGACCGGGATCGCTTCACCCGGCGCTGCGGCACCGATACCGTGGTGCTCTACGACGAGAGTAGCAGCGACTGGAACGAGAATACGGGCGGCGAGTCGGTGCTCGGGCTGCTGCTCAAGAAGCTCAAGGACGAGGGCTGCCGGGCGTTCTACCTGGAAGGTACGAGCAGGGGGAGCTCCGCGCGGGGGCAGGACGGGGGACACCGGGCTGCGAGCTGCAGGCGGGACGCGCGTGCTGGAAGCGCCCCTGCAGCGCTCGGCTGGCGCTTCTGAGCCGCGCTGCTGCGCCAGGGGCAGTCTGCCGGCTCCCGGCTGCGAACCTCTCTAGAGTCCCGCACCCGCGAGCCGGGCCCGCGCGGAATCGACCGGCTTCCGGCCGCAGGCGCTAGCCGGTTCTTTCTAACTAGGTCTCCTTCCTACCCGGGATATTCCCCGCCATTCCCTGCTTTCTATCGTTCGATTTTGAGTTCAGATTTTGCAGGACGGCAGAGGTCGTTGGGGTGCAGATTGACCCCTTCTAGCCCTTCAAGATATTCGGAAAAGTTGCCATTTTGTGCGTTTCCGGATTCGGAAGAATAAAGGTTCCCAGGGGAGGCGGGCCCGTTCGTTCTGTTCCCAAGGGTGCACACTTCAGTGTCTTTCTCTTGTATCTGGCTCTGTGTGCAGGGCGGCTGGAAGGGTTCTGTGGTGTGTTTCTGCGTGAGGCTGCGGCTCTCAAAGCTGTGAAAACTACTACGGGATCTCGGGTTACATGATTGCTTTTCTCGTCCTGGCAGGTGGTTTCAGTAAGTTCCAAGCCGAGTTCGCTCTGCACTGCGAGACCAATCTAGACGGCTCGTGTAGCAGCAGCTCGCCACCGTTGCCAGTGCTGGGGCTCGGGGGCCTGCGGATCAGCTCCGACTCCTCCTCGGACATTGAGTCTGACCTTGACCGAGACCCCAGTAGTGCAACGGACTCGGATGGCAGCCCGCTGTCCAACAGCCAGCCTTCTTTCCCCGTGGAGATCTTGCCCTTCCTCTATTTGGGTTGTGCCAAGGACTCCACCAACCTGGACGTGTTGGAGGAGTTCGGCATCAAGTACATCTTGAACGTCACCCCCAATTTGCCGAATCTCTTTGAGAACGCGGGAGAGTTCAAATACAAGCAGATCCCCATCTCGGATCACTGGAGCCAAAACCTGTCCCAGTTTTTTCCTGAGGCCATTTCTTTCATAGGTGAGACTTGAACAGTCCTCGCTCAGACTTTGAAATGCAAAATTCCTAACCTTTCCTAGAGTTCAAGCTGTTCATCTTTCTTGCTGCTTGCTAATTTGTGGGGCTGCCGGTCTCTGATGTTCCAAGGGCGTTCTTAATTCTGGTTTATCTTCTTGCTAAGAAAAAGTGCCTTTTGACAAGGCTGCAGACCACAGGtgtatctgaaatgctgtctgcTGCTTGGCTCTGAACTCAGTCATTTGAAAGGGAGACCATTCGTAAGTAGACAACAGAATTTTCCCACAATTTTTGGACTAGAGGAGGGCCAGATAATAGTACTCAAGGTAGACAGGAATTCTAGCATgactttgtaattttaaaagacctGGGAGTTGTTTGAGAATACGAAGTTAGGCGTTGGAAAGCCCTGTGAATGCTAGATGTTGTAATCCAGCTGAATGTTACTGTGATACCCGTTCACAGTGAGACAGTGAGGGTAACCTGAGCCCAGCAGGAAGGACTGTGGGCTGAAAGCCTGGAGAAGCGAATCTCCAGGCATTGTAATGCATTTCCTATTACAAAGGAACTCATTTTCAGGCCATGTCGACATCCTGTTCCTCCTAATGGGCTGTCCCCTGtgacttccctctctcttttaaaatgccTGAATATCTCCATTGTTAGCTGCACAACAGTTGGAGAATAATTTAATAGACCCTTGCAGTCTGCTTGTCTGTATAAAAGGCATTCACGACCATATTGCAGGGTTTCTGGTATTCACATGCTGGGGCAAAGAATGCACACATTAAGGAGTTTTTTGTTGGCGGGAACTTAATACAAAAGCTCCCTTctcagaaaatatctgaaatatgtAATTGTGCCCAGTGTACATGTTTTATCACAGTGATACATTTTCTGCTGCCTGCAGGGCTCAACTGCTgtacacaattatttttaatcttttttattattatcattattattcagtTTTTAGACTGGTCGTTCACAAAGGGTGGTTTTCAGTCACTGAcatcttgcctttcttttttgtgtgtttacagATGAAGCCCGGGGCAAAAACTGTGGTGTCTTGGTGCATTGCTTGGCTGGCATCAGCCGCTCAGTCACTGTGACTGTGGCTTATCTCATGCAGAAGCTTAACCTGTCAATGAACGATGCTTATGACATTGTGAAGATGAAGAAATCCAACATCTCCCCCAACTTCAACTTCATGGGCCAGCTGCTGGACTTCGAGAGGACGCTGGGACTCAGCAGCCCCTGTGACAACCGGGTCCCAGCACAGCAGCTCTATTTCACCACGCCCTCCAACCAGAATGTCTACCAGGTGGACTCCCTGCAATCCACGTGAAAGGCCCCACACTGGGATGTGTCCGTTCTTCAGCAGTTTCTCTTAGCAGCATCAGCTGGGCTGCTTTCTTTGTATGTGGCCCAGGTGTCAACATGACACCAGCTGTCTGTATTAGACAAGGTTACCACGTGTGGAATTGGTTATTCCAAAGGGAGAGATTTGCTCCATTCTCGTTGGAAGAACAGGACCTGCTGTATAGATACAGGCAGTAGGTTTGCTCCACACCCATGTGTACAGCCTACCCCTGCAGGGACTGGGATTCGAGAACTTCCAGGTATATAGGGTAGGACCAAATGGTAGGGTAGGAGCATGTGTTCTTTAGGGCCTTGTATGACTGTTTCCTTTTGCATCTGGAACTGACTCTATATTGTCTTCAGTGAAGACTGACTCAATTTTGCATATAGAGGAGCCAAAGAGAGGTTTCAGCTCTGTATTTGTAGTAtcagtttgcaaaaaaaaaaaaaaaaaaaaaaaaagaaaataatcaatcaAATGAATCTGATACTCCATttgattattgtaaatatttGATCTTAAATCATTTGACAGTGTTTGTTTGAactgtgtttgtttttcctttgatggGTTTAAAAGAAATCGTCCAAAGGGAGAAAGAGCAGTATGCCACTTCTTAAAACGATTGAAACTTTTGCTCTTTTCTAATCCAAAGGATATATTTGCAGCATGCTCGACTTTACCAATTCTGAATGACGTTTTCATGGACACTTATGATCACAGAGACCCTGTTATGGTGCAGTCTCCAGTGTCTTTCATATATCTTCcttgtgacctttttttttttctcttaatgtagTTTGACTCTGCCttacttttgtaaatattttggctTGTATTGTCTCAAAGGGGATATCTTGGAAAGACACCAAAATCAtgggctcacttttttttttaaacttcagctGTGCTAAACAGTATATTACCTCTGTACAAAATTCTTCAGGGAGTGTCACCTCAAATGCAATACTTTGGGTTGgtctctttgctttttaaaaacaatttgtgCGTAACTGGAAGCGTGTGTGTGAGCGTGGGGACCCATTCAACAGGCGACATGCATATGATTGTGAAGGAGGGAGACAAGTGGCTCCATTATGTTCATGGTGTAAAGTTCTGAGCTGAAATTTATTATAAGAATGTAAAaccttaaattattaataaataactattttggctattgaatgtgtatttttaaaatctctccttAATTGTACTTACATGTGAAGTGACTCATTTTAGGACTTTTTCAGTTGGGGATTGATATTGGCTTGTAAAGTACATGTAGGAATAATGGGGCAAAGTTCTCATCTTTTAAGctatttccaagaatttttcaGGTGCATCTTTTGCTTCAAATAAAAGTGACAAGGGATTGACTATATCATTCCTATGGATAGTACTTTATACGAAGGGAAGAGAGTGATTACATCATTCCAATGGACAATACTTCCTAATAAGTTCTGGCTTACT
This genomic stretch from Phocoena phocoena chromosome 11, mPhoPho1.1, whole genome shotgun sequence harbors:
- the DUSP6 gene encoding dual specificity protein phosphatase 6 isoform X1 translates to MIDTLRPVPFASEMAISKTVAWLNEQLELGNERLLLMDCRPQELYESSHIESAINVAIPGIMLRRLQKGNLPVRALFTRGEDRDRFTRRCGTDTVVLYDESSSDWNENTGGESVLGLLLKKLKDEGCRAFYLEGGFSKFQAEFALHCETNLDGSCSSSSPPLPVLGLGGLRISSDSSSDIESDLDRDPSSATDSDGSPLSNSQPSFPVEILPFLYLGCAKDSTNLDVLEEFGIKYILNVTPNLPNLFENAGEFKYKQIPISDHWSQNLSQFFPEAISFIDEARGKNCGVLVHCLAGISRSVTVTVAYLMQKLNLSMNDAYDIVKMKKSNISPNFNFMGQLLDFERTLGLSSPCDNRVPAQQLYFTTPSNQNVYQVDSLQST
- the DUSP6 gene encoding dual specificity protein phosphatase 6 isoform X2 — protein: MIDTLRPVPFASEMAISKTVAWLNEQLELGNERLLLMDCRPQELYESSHIESAINVAIPGIMLRRLQKGNLPVRALFTRGEDRDRFTRRCGTDTVVLYDESSSDWNENTGGESVLGLLLKKLKDEGCRAFYLEDEARGKNCGVLVHCLAGISRSVTVTVAYLMQKLNLSMNDAYDIVKMKKSNISPNFNFMGQLLDFERTLGLSSPCDNRVPAQQLYFTTPSNQNVYQVDSLQST